Proteins encoded in a region of the Maridesulfovibrio bastinii DSM 16055 genome:
- a CDS encoding DHH family phosphoesterase, with translation MAYFKQLEDRLQDMLALFKKDERWLIVINADPDSLASALALKRIMGRRVQEVGIGHVNEIKRLDNLAMIRYLRIPTRKLIPNLIAQYDRFAIVDSQPDHHPDFDSIKFSLVIDHHPIPESGAYDAPYVDIRPQYGATSTMLTEYLYNLKIRPAKFLATALLYGVKNDTQSFERPFIDDDVKAFKYLTKYADMDIIKRITRSEFHIDWLRYFSRAFYNLRRIGTGLHTHMGKVENPDTLVILADFFMRVHEISWDVVSGVYGDTLIVIYRGDGMRKDMGKMAKSMFGDVGSAGGHKAAARAEIDLNQFEEKIDPEDFVVKKLTKGSRKKMKRIF, from the coding sequence ATGGCTTATTTCAAACAGCTTGAAGACCGGCTTCAGGACATGTTGGCGTTGTTCAAAAAGGACGAACGCTGGCTTATCGTAATTAACGCAGACCCTGATTCACTGGCTTCCGCTCTTGCGCTCAAGCGCATTATGGGACGCCGTGTTCAGGAAGTGGGCATAGGACATGTCAACGAGATCAAACGGCTCGATAATCTGGCCATGATCCGTTATCTGCGTATTCCAACAAGAAAATTGATACCGAACCTCATAGCTCAATATGACAGGTTCGCTATCGTTGATTCTCAACCTGATCATCATCCTGATTTTGACTCGATCAAATTTTCACTGGTGATTGATCATCATCCTATTCCTGAGTCCGGAGCCTATGATGCTCCTTATGTGGACATCAGGCCGCAGTATGGTGCAACAAGTACCATGCTGACCGAATACCTTTATAATTTAAAAATACGCCCGGCCAAATTTCTGGCTACAGCATTGCTCTACGGGGTTAAAAATGACACCCAGAGCTTTGAGCGTCCTTTTATTGATGACGATGTCAAGGCATTTAAATATTTAACTAAATATGCCGACATGGATATTATAAAACGCATTACCAGAAGCGAGTTTCATATTGACTGGCTCAGGTATTTTTCAAGAGCGTTTTATAATTTGCGTCGAATCGGAACAGGGCTGCACACTCACATGGGCAAGGTTGAAAATCCGGATACACTTGTCATTCTGGCTGATTTTTTTATGCGGGTTCATGAGATTTCATGGGACGTTGTTTCAGGCGTTTACGGAGATACGCTGATTGTCATCTATCGCGGTGACGGAATGCGTAAGGATATGGGTAAGATGGCGAAATCAATGTTTGGCGATGTCGGTTCAGCCGGCGGCCATAAAGCCGCGGCCCGCGCCGAGATAGATTTGAATCAGTTTGAAGAGAAGATTGATCCTGAAGATTTTGTAGTAAAAAAACTTACCAAAGGCAGCAGAAAGAAAATGAAGAGGATTTTTTAA
- the polA gene encoding DNA polymerase I: MSLREKLNLSESPLYIIDGSAFFYRGFHAYPDLKRSDGFPTNALFIVLRVLLRVLKEEKPDYMGFLLDGKGKNFRHELFPDYKAQRPPMPDDLVAQIEPLKEAISLLGVPLIVSSGVEADDCIASLTARFKKDRPVVILGADKDLKQCLDDNVYMWDPAGRGEKITSLEDFKESTGLSPDQWADFQALVGDSADNIPGVPGVGKVTATKLMAKYPTLEDIVENYEKLQPAVKKKMQDQLENIFTYRELTRLKLDSCSDIGLADLEVHNPDAKGISEYLNNYEFKSMIRDVAALTPKAKKSIPASAAVKTSSAKDGQLSLFGEDENVQPAEKMKLATISKVKDLPDFTGKDVAVIRDKKNFIIGFEADEFIAEVPSADLARAVSSAATIITPDVKLLLRLDDSWKEITHGRWFDLGLAAYLLNPEDRNYKWTRLRSLVFHEENFSEKIEALHPDSQGQAALILKDIFLPRMKSAGLDELMVELETPLIHVLAEMEEAGISIDLEAFAGFLSEVSEKISELTKGIYEKAGETFNIRSSQQMSTVLFENLGLKPAGKTPGGALSTANEVLEKLVGEHPVISDILEYRKMEKLRSTYLEPLPKMVDENSRIHTNFNQLATATGRLSSSGPNLQNIPIRGEFGKRMRACFTAGKGLRLAAADYSQVELRVLAHFSKDENLISAFEADEDIHSRTAALLFEKNSEDVTKDERSNAKTINFGLIYGMGPQKLARELQIGMNEAKEFISRYFEKLGTLRDFYDSVVEDARHKGYVTTLSGRRRLIPELHSESPQMLSKARRQAINTIIQGSAADIIKMAMIKVSENLEIQDLGGRLILQIHDELIVEGPEENIDEIGALLQKDMQTVLSLSVPLKVDLGLGRNWAQAH; the protein is encoded by the coding sequence ATGTCATTACGTGAAAAATTGAATCTGTCAGAAAGTCCTCTCTATATAATTGATGGCTCCGCTTTTTTTTATCGCGGATTCCATGCATATCCTGACCTTAAAAGGTCGGACGGTTTTCCGACCAATGCTCTTTTTATCGTTTTACGTGTCCTTTTAAGGGTGCTTAAAGAAGAGAAGCCCGATTACATGGGCTTTCTGCTCGATGGCAAGGGCAAGAATTTCAGGCACGAACTTTTTCCTGATTACAAGGCACAACGGCCTCCTATGCCTGATGATCTGGTTGCTCAGATAGAGCCTTTGAAAGAAGCAATTTCACTTTTAGGAGTTCCGCTTATTGTTTCCAGCGGAGTGGAGGCTGATGACTGCATTGCATCACTTACTGCCCGTTTTAAAAAGGATCGTCCGGTTGTAATTCTGGGAGCGGATAAAGACCTTAAGCAGTGTCTTGATGACAATGTTTATATGTGGGACCCGGCCGGGCGCGGTGAAAAAATAACTTCACTGGAAGATTTCAAAGAATCGACCGGACTTTCTCCTGATCAGTGGGCCGACTTTCAGGCCCTTGTGGGGGATTCAGCAGATAATATTCCCGGAGTACCGGGGGTGGGCAAGGTTACAGCAACAAAGCTGATGGCCAAGTATCCCACGCTTGAAGACATTGTTGAGAATTATGAAAAGCTGCAACCTGCTGTAAAAAAGAAAATGCAGGATCAGCTGGAGAATATTTTTACCTACAGGGAACTGACTCGTCTTAAGCTGGACAGCTGTTCCGATATCGGCCTTGCCGACCTTGAAGTGCATAATCCGGATGCGAAAGGTATCTCCGAATACCTTAACAACTATGAATTCAAAAGCATGATCCGCGATGTTGCCGCGCTCACTCCGAAGGCCAAGAAAAGCATACCGGCCTCAGCTGCGGTTAAGACTTCTTCTGCCAAAGATGGGCAGCTTTCACTTTTCGGAGAAGATGAGAATGTTCAGCCTGCTGAAAAAATGAAGCTGGCTACTATTTCAAAAGTGAAAGATCTTCCTGATTTTACTGGTAAGGATGTTGCCGTAATAAGGGATAAAAAGAATTTTATAATAGGATTTGAAGCTGACGAATTTATTGCCGAAGTGCCGTCAGCTGATCTTGCCAGAGCCGTTTCTTCGGCTGCAACTATTATTACCCCTGATGTTAAATTGTTGCTCAGGCTTGATGATTCATGGAAAGAGATCACCCACGGTCGCTGGTTTGACCTTGGTCTTGCCGCATACCTGCTTAATCCTGAAGATCGTAATTATAAATGGACCCGGCTGCGTTCATTGGTTTTTCATGAAGAAAATTTTTCTGAAAAAATAGAAGCTCTGCATCCTGATTCACAGGGACAGGCTGCGCTGATTTTGAAGGATATCTTTCTGCCGCGAATGAAGTCGGCAGGGCTTGATGAGCTGATGGTGGAACTTGAAACTCCGCTTATCCACGTGCTTGCTGAAATGGAAGAAGCCGGTATCAGTATCGATCTTGAAGCTTTTGCGGGATTCCTAAGTGAAGTAAGTGAAAAAATATCTGAACTAACGAAAGGTATTTACGAAAAGGCTGGAGAAACATTCAATATCCGCTCAAGCCAGCAGATGAGCACGGTTCTTTTTGAGAATCTCGGTTTAAAACCGGCTGGTAAAACTCCGGGCGGAGCTCTCTCAACTGCCAATGAAGTTCTTGAAAAACTGGTGGGAGAGCATCCTGTAATTTCAGATATTCTTGAATACCGTAAAATGGAAAAACTGCGTTCAACATATCTTGAGCCTCTTCCTAAAATGGTTGATGAGAACAGTAGAATCCATACAAACTTCAACCAGTTGGCAACAGCAACCGGAAGGCTTTCCAGCTCCGGTCCCAACCTGCAGAACATTCCCATTCGTGGAGAATTCGGAAAACGTATGCGGGCCTGCTTCACTGCCGGAAAAGGACTCAGACTTGCCGCAGCAGATTACTCACAGGTTGAACTCAGAGTGCTGGCTCATTTTTCCAAAGATGAAAATCTGATTTCAGCTTTCGAGGCTGATGAGGATATCCATTCCCGGACCGCAGCTTTGTTGTTTGAGAAGAATTCTGAAGATGTCACCAAGGATGAGCGCAGCAACGCCAAGACAATCAATTTCGGTTTAATTTATGGCATGGGCCCGCAGAAGCTTGCCAGAGAATTGCAGATAGGAATGAATGAGGCGAAAGAGTTCATCAGCCGTTATTTTGAAAAGCTGGGAACACTCAGAGATTTTTATGATTCTGTTGTGGAAGATGCCCGTCATAAAGGTTACGTCACCACCCTCAGTGGAAGGCGCAGACTTATACCGGAGCTTCATTCAGAGAGTCCGCAAATGCTTTCTAAGGCCAGACGTCAGGCTATTAATACGATTATTCAGGGCAGCGCCGCAGATATAATCAAAATGGCCATGATAAAGGTCTCGGAAAACCTTGAGATACAGGATCTCGGGGGACGTTTGATTTTGCAGATACATGACGAACTTATTGTTGAAGGTCCTGAAGAGAATATTGATGAAATAGGGGCTCTTCTGCAAAAAGATATGCAGACAGTATTATCACTTTCAGTTCCATTGAAAGTTGATCTCGGGCTGGGGCGCAACTGGGCGCAGGCTCATTAG
- a CDS encoding DUF1844 domain-containing protein gives MSEENKKCGCENMKGMPMPEVDFSTFIMSLSSSALVHLGEVADPETGKNVFFPQIAKQSIDLLGMLQDKFKNGLTHDEERLLCDLLCSLRLKYVNKTK, from the coding sequence ATGTCTGAAGAAAATAAAAAATGCGGTTGTGAAAATATGAAGGGCATGCCCATGCCTGAAGTGGATTTTTCAACTTTTATTATGTCCTTAAGTTCTTCAGCTCTTGTCCATCTGGGAGAAGTTGCTGACCCTGAAACAGGAAAAAATGTATTTTTTCCGCAGATAGCGAAGCAGTCTATTGATCTGCTCGGTATGCTGCAGGACAAATTTAAAAATGGATTGACCCATGATGAAGAACGCCTGCTGTGCGATCTTCTTTGCAGCCTCAGATTAAAATACGTTAATAAAACAAAATAA
- the argC gene encoding N-acetyl-gamma-glutamyl-phosphate reductase: MSTRIPVGLVGVTGYTGMELARILSGHDSMELVRVTSRSEAGRKLSDIYPFLLDMPLGNLEISMPDVDDLAENCKLVFLAVPHKTAMTIGGQLYDKGVKVVDLSADFRIRDRKTYEQWYKVDHTREDLLEKAVYGLPELYREKIKNADLVANPGCYPTSAILGLHPVLSAGIVETDDIVIDSKSGATGAGRGAKIGSLFCEVHDSFKAYGLGSHRHTPEIEQELGVAAGKDMTVSFNTHLLPIDRGILSTIYTRLKPGVSPEYIRGLYETAYNKEKWVRVHPAGSLPETRWVRGTMFCDIGLVVDPRTGRLIIVSAIDNLCRGASGQAVANANLMLGFDVEKGLELAPLMP, from the coding sequence ATGAGTACCAGAATTCCTGTAGGACTGGTCGGAGTAACCGGATATACCGGGATGGAACTTGCCCGTATTTTGAGCGGACACGATTCTATGGAATTAGTCAGGGTTACTTCAAGATCAGAAGCAGGCCGAAAACTCTCGGACATTTATCCTTTTTTACTGGATATGCCGCTTGGTAATCTCGAAATCAGCATGCCCGATGTGGATGACCTCGCCGAAAACTGCAAACTGGTTTTCCTTGCTGTTCCTCATAAAACAGCAATGACTATCGGGGGGCAACTGTATGATAAAGGTGTGAAGGTTGTTGACTTAAGTGCTGATTTTAGAATCAGAGACCGCAAAACATACGAGCAGTGGTACAAAGTTGACCATACCCGTGAAGACCTGCTTGAAAAAGCTGTTTACGGTCTGCCTGAATTATACCGTGAAAAAATAAAAAATGCGGACCTTGTTGCCAATCCGGGCTGCTATCCCACTTCGGCCATCTTGGGTCTTCATCCTGTGCTCAGTGCCGGAATAGTTGAAACTGATGATATTGTAATCGATTCTAAATCAGGTGCAACCGGCGCCGGACGTGGTGCTAAGATCGGTTCTCTTTTTTGTGAGGTCCATGATTCCTTTAAGGCATACGGCCTTGGTTCGCACAGGCATACTCCTGAGATAGAACAGGAATTGGGAGTTGCAGCGGGCAAAGATATGACCGTTTCTTTCAACACCCACCTGCTGCCTATTGACCGTGGTATACTTTCAACAATCTATACCAGACTTAAACCCGGTGTTTCCCCTGAATATATCCGTGGTTTGTATGAAACTGCCTACAATAAAGAAAAGTGGGTCAGAGTCCATCCTGCCGGCAGTCTGCCTGAAACCCGCTGGGTGCGCGGAACTATGTTCTGCGATATCGGCCTGGTTGTCGATCCCCGCACCGGACGCCTGATTATTGTCAGTGCTATTGACAATCTGTGCCGTGGAGCTTCCGGACAGGCTGTGGCTAACGCCAATCTTATGCTCGGATTTGATGTGGAAAAGGGACTGGAGTTAGCTCCACTGATGCCTTAA
- a CDS encoding EAL and HDOD domain-containing protein → MSQNLFINSFFVARQPVFDVEQNIWGYELLFRNSGAAGTAEIDDEDEATSQVIADGFGLVQEDLHEKQKILINFPRNMLLSKASDLLPPETCIVEILENVEPDEDVLTALKHIRDDGFQLALDDFVGQPGYEQIIDLADIVKVDCLDVPKEKLEKVVRDLRSRGVRTLLAEKVEDKLSFRQCLELGFDLFQGFFFSKPEIMPGEKLSSAQFSRLELLREISNPEFDLKKLTNAINSDVSISYRLLRFINSASFGIANKITSISQAVNLLGQKKISGWLRVILLSDMGSTSTGNELAFLSIKRAKFLELLSRRNELAPHPPETMFLLGLFSLLDALLNKPINELLDKLPLADEVSKAICCNIGDASQWLKLVVCLEKADWGTVSEIIEEQGLNSYAVSLNHHAAMQWAHEATVLAHSSPE, encoded by the coding sequence TTGAGCCAGAATCTTTTCATCAATTCTTTTTTTGTTGCCCGGCAGCCTGTTTTTGATGTTGAGCAAAACATCTGGGGCTATGAGCTTCTTTTTAGAAATTCAGGCGCAGCCGGAACAGCTGAGATTGATGATGAAGATGAAGCGACATCGCAGGTAATAGCTGATGGCTTTGGTCTGGTGCAGGAAGATTTGCATGAAAAACAGAAAATTTTAATTAATTTTCCACGCAATATGCTTCTCAGCAAGGCTTCGGATTTATTGCCTCCAGAAACATGCATTGTTGAAATTCTTGAGAATGTTGAACCGGATGAAGATGTTCTTACTGCACTGAAACATATTCGTGATGATGGTTTTCAACTTGCTCTTGATGATTTTGTAGGCCAGCCGGGTTATGAGCAGATTATTGACCTCGCTGATATTGTAAAGGTCGACTGCCTTGATGTCCCCAAAGAAAAGCTTGAAAAAGTTGTCAGGGATTTGCGCTCCAGAGGCGTTCGGACGCTTCTGGCTGAAAAGGTTGAAGATAAGCTTTCATTCAGACAATGTCTGGAGCTGGGTTTTGATCTTTTTCAGGGCTTCTTTTTCAGTAAGCCGGAAATTATGCCCGGCGAAAAACTCTCTTCTGCTCAATTCAGCCGCCTTGAACTTTTAAGAGAGATTTCAAATCCCGAATTTGATCTGAAAAAACTTACAAATGCTATAAATTCGGACGTTTCAATAAGCTATCGCCTACTTAGATTTATAAATTCAGCCTCTTTTGGAATAGCCAATAAAATAACCTCAATCTCACAGGCTGTTAATCTTTTGGGTCAGAAGAAGATTAGCGGATGGTTAAGGGTTATCCTTTTGTCAGATATGGGCAGCACATCAACCGGTAATGAGCTTGCTTTTCTTTCCATTAAACGTGCAAAGTTTCTTGAACTCCTGTCCAGAAGAAATGAATTAGCCCCGCATCCTCCGGAGACAATGTTTCTGCTGGGTCTTTTTTCGCTGCTTGATGCCTTATTGAATAAACCCATAAATGAGCTTCTTGATAAGCTGCCACTTGCAGATGAAGTGTCAAAGGCTATCTGCTGCAATATCGGGGATGCCTCACAATGGCTTAAGCTTGTTGTCTGTCTGGAAAAAGCAGACTGGGGTACAGTCAGTGAAATTATAGAAGAGCAGGGCCTTAATTCGTATGCTGTATCTCTGAACCATCATGCCGCTATGCAATGGGCGCATGAAGCTACAGTGCTAGCACATTCCAGTCCTGAATAG
- a CDS encoding response regulator, which translates to MRILVVDDEYMVRENLVDYLEDEDIDVISVGSAEEALKLMEHETADIAIVDMRLPVMHGNDLILKLKEMHPDMDFIIHTGSVDYSVPPEIRELGITTANVLLKPVADMGIFLELIQRLFRKK; encoded by the coding sequence ATGAGAATTCTTGTTGTTGATGACGAATATATGGTTAGAGAAAATCTTGTAGATTATCTCGAGGACGAAGATATCGATGTTATCTCAGTTGGAAGTGCGGAAGAAGCTTTGAAGCTGATGGAACATGAAACAGCAGATATAGCTATTGTGGATATGCGACTTCCGGTAATGCACGGAAATGATCTGATACTTAAACTTAAAGAAATGCATCCTGATATGGATTTCATAATTCATACAGGTTCTGTAGACTACTCTGTTCCTCCTGAAATAAGAGAACTTGGAATAACAACAGCCAATGTTCTTTTAAAACCTGTTGCTGACATGGGAATATTTCTGGAACTGATCCAAAGGCTTTTCAGGAAAAAATAG
- a CDS encoding ribonucleoside triphosphate reductase has protein sequence MPTQIMKRDGRLETWSTDRVSQAIFKALNASGIKDPIMARRMAGMVEKKLDGIDIPEQEEVQNMVEECLMDSRLHDAAKKYILYRDNRRRLRNQKDAYLDIRETIDEYLDSSDWRVAENANMTHSFQGLMLHLSGTIQARYALEKYPVEVRMAHDHGYFHIHDLSYGLAGYCAGWSLRDLLLEGFNLEGRSCAGPAKHFDAALGQMVNFLGTLQNEWAGAQAFNNVDTYLAPFIRHDGLSYEEVLQAMQKFIFNLNTTSRWGGQSPFTNLSFDLVPPKHLAAEAVIIGGKFIDSKYGDYAEEMEMINRSFLEVMAHGDQHKRIFSFPIPTYNVTEDFPWESEIGKLLLELTAKYGVPYFQNFISSDLNPEDVRSMCCRLQMDLRELRKKVGGLFGAGDLTGSIGVVTLNLPKLAYLAQGEEDFLDLVAEYAELAKDSLEFKRKMIQTNLDNGMFPWSRRYLKNGYKGHFSTIGLIGGHEACLNLLGKGIETPSGKRLMRRMLNHLREITSRFQEETGNLYNLEATPAEGTSYRLAKIDKNLYADIITSGRETPYYTNSTTLPVGISEDVITALRHQNELQPLYTGGTVFHTFLGESVADLDSLKSFIIKAFRNTKIPYLSITPTFSICKEHGYIRGEHFECPTCHAETEVYTRIVGYYRPVQQWNKGKKSEYTDRKEYNTFCSAATEVN, from the coding sequence ATGCCCACGCAGATAATGAAGCGGGACGGCAGGTTGGAGACATGGTCGACTGACCGCGTTTCACAGGCGATTTTTAAGGCCCTTAACGCCAGTGGAATCAAAGACCCCATCATGGCCAGACGCATGGCCGGTATGGTTGAAAAAAAACTGGACGGCATAGATATTCCTGAACAGGAAGAAGTCCAGAATATGGTCGAAGAATGCCTCATGGATTCAAGGCTGCACGATGCCGCCAAAAAATACATTCTTTACCGTGACAACCGCCGCAGACTCAGAAACCAGAAAGACGCCTATCTGGATATTCGCGAAACAATAGACGAATATCTGGATAGCTCTGACTGGAGAGTTGCTGAAAATGCGAACATGACCCATTCATTTCAGGGTCTCATGCTGCACCTGTCAGGAACAATACAGGCAAGATATGCTCTTGAAAAATATCCTGTTGAAGTCCGCATGGCACATGATCACGGCTATTTCCACATTCACGACCTCTCCTACGGTCTTGCCGGATATTGTGCCGGCTGGAGCCTCAGAGACCTGCTTCTGGAAGGATTCAACCTTGAAGGCCGCTCCTGCGCTGGTCCTGCCAAGCATTTTGATGCTGCCCTAGGCCAGATGGTCAACTTTCTGGGGACGTTGCAGAATGAATGGGCGGGAGCTCAGGCTTTTAATAATGTAGACACCTATCTGGCTCCGTTTATCAGGCATGACGGCTTAAGCTATGAAGAAGTTCTACAGGCCATGCAGAAATTCATATTCAATCTGAACACAACTTCACGCTGGGGTGGACAGAGCCCATTTACAAATCTCTCTTTTGATCTGGTTCCACCAAAGCATTTAGCTGCTGAAGCGGTTATTATCGGTGGTAAATTTATAGATTCGAAATATGGTGACTACGCAGAAGAGATGGAAATGATCAACCGTTCATTTCTTGAAGTCATGGCTCATGGTGACCAGCATAAACGTATTTTTTCATTCCCCATCCCGACATATAACGTGACGGAGGATTTCCCCTGGGAAAGCGAAATCGGCAAGCTTCTGCTTGAGCTTACAGCAAAATACGGTGTTCCCTACTTCCAGAACTTTATCAGCTCTGATTTAAACCCGGAAGACGTCCGCTCCATGTGCTGCCGGCTTCAGATGGACCTGCGTGAACTGCGCAAAAAAGTCGGGGGATTGTTCGGGGCAGGAGACCTTACCGGTTCTATCGGAGTCGTAACACTTAACCTGCCGAAACTTGCTTATCTGGCTCAGGGAGAAGAGGATTTCCTTGATCTGGTTGCTGAATACGCTGAACTTGCAAAAGATTCGCTGGAATTTAAAAGAAAGATGATCCAGACAAATCTGGATAACGGAATGTTTCCATGGTCACGCCGCTACCTTAAAAACGGCTATAAAGGACACTTCTCAACAATAGGGCTTATAGGCGGACATGAAGCATGCTTAAACCTGCTTGGTAAAGGCATAGAGACTCCTTCCGGCAAAAGGCTTATGCGCCGGATGCTTAACCATCTCCGGGAGATTACGAGCAGATTTCAGGAAGAAACCGGAAATCTTTACAATCTTGAAGCAACTCCGGCTGAGGGAACCAGCTATCGTCTCGCCAAGATAGATAAAAACCTTTATGCCGACATCATTACTTCCGGCAGAGAAACTCCTTACTACACCAACTCGACAACTCTTCCAGTTGGTATATCCGAAGACGTTATCACCGCCCTGAGACATCAAAATGAGCTACAGCCGCTTTATACCGGGGGAACAGTTTTCCATACATTCCTCGGTGAATCCGTCGCTGATCTTGATTCACTTAAAAGCTTCATAATAAAAGCTTTCAGGAACACAAAAATCCCCTACCTTTCAATAACCCCGACCTTCTCAATTTGTAAGGAACACGGCTATATCCGGGGTGAACACTTTGAATGCCCCACATGCCATGCAGAGACAGAAGTCTATACCAGAATTGTCGGATACTACAGGCCTGTCCAGCAATGGAATAAGGGTAAAAAATCAGAATATACTGACAGAAAAGAGTACAATACCTTTTGCAGCGCAGCCACAGAAGTAAATTAA
- a CDS encoding anaerobic ribonucleoside-triphosphate reductase activating protein: MEKINKNSVWHHVRGLEPLSLCDWPGRTSCVIFLGGCNFNCPTCHNFDMAWNMEKLPLISKKDIQSFLKDRAIWLDGVTITGGEPTIVPGLGELLYEISQAKLPIKVDSNGMRPEILEDILDQGMAEQFAIDVKGPYEKYPALSGRAVTPETARKNLEKVFSLAEAHPDSFYFRLTKVPILTDEDVDTARGYLPEGFDLTIQKFIPPRRENAHADNEAGRQVGDMVD; encoded by the coding sequence ATGGAAAAAATTAATAAAAATTCTGTCTGGCACCATGTCCGCGGACTTGAACCACTGAGTCTCTGCGACTGGCCGGGAAGGACCAGCTGTGTAATTTTTCTCGGTGGTTGCAATTTCAACTGCCCTACATGCCACAACTTCGATATGGCATGGAACATGGAAAAACTTCCACTCATAAGTAAAAAAGATATTCAAAGTTTTCTCAAAGACCGGGCGATATGGCTTGACGGGGTCACCATCACAGGGGGCGAGCCTACGATTGTACCCGGACTCGGAGAACTCCTCTATGAAATAAGCCAGGCCAAGCTGCCAATTAAAGTGGATAGCAATGGAATGAGGCCTGAAATTTTGGAGGATATACTCGATCAGGGAATGGCGGAACAATTCGCCATTGATGTCAAAGGACCGTACGAAAAATATCCCGCCCTCAGCGGACGGGCTGTTACCCCGGAAACAGCAAGAAAAAATCTTGAAAAAGTATTTTCACTTGCCGAAGCCCACCCGGATTCATTCTACTTCAGACTGACCAAAGTCCCCATTCTGACAGATGAGGACGTTGATACAGCCAGAGGTTATCTCCCGGAGGGCTTCGATCTGACCATCCAGAAATTTATTCCCCCAAGGAGAGAGAATGCCCACGCAGATAATGAAGCGGGACGGCAGGTTGGAGACATGGTCGACTGA
- a CDS encoding zinc-ribbon domain-containing protein translates to MITCTKCGNENPESSRYCSKCGNKLQSGFIRVNRNIDQNSDLSRFKLNLERPQIYQKHGEAWVYALFLLAAVFYFTYKQVYWPLYVITPLIALLAWLRKL, encoded by the coding sequence ATGATTACATGTACTAAATGCGGAAATGAAAACCCGGAAAGCAGCAGATATTGCAGTAAGTGCGGGAACAAGCTTCAATCAGGATTCATACGTGTTAATCGCAATATAGATCAAAACTCTGATCTTTCACGCTTCAAACTTAATCTGGAAAGACCGCAGATTTATCAAAAACATGGTGAAGCCTGGGTATATGCCCTGTTTCTGCTCGCCGCAGTGTTCTACTTTACCTATAAACAGGTCTACTGGCCGTTATACGTTATTACTCCTTTGATTGCTCTTCTGGCGTGGCTTCGGAAGCTTTAG
- a CDS encoding HD domain-containing protein, with protein sequence MNTNNHYSKLIFINDPDLIEEEIRFITNNIFPDYDFTSLIEIYRNLMDVFQGEFPGYRESTAHYHDLSHTLSVFLAAARILHGFHLSGKKISETAYTQTLYAALFHDIGYIQYETDLNGTGAKYTDKHVQRGIGIMRVLLEKRNYPQSFIDNCGYIISFTDIHPESQNINKHMNSEVTPFGHILGAADLVAQVADERYPSKIPELYKEFVEAGIDEYSSEDDLFRKTPIFAEFVRKRLSEKFENIHSYSRLHFKERHGLDEDLYTFFMERNFKIIDDLLKFSKCNYSSHLRSFAS encoded by the coding sequence ATGAATACAAACAACCACTATTCTAAATTAATTTTTATTAATGATCCGGATCTTATTGAAGAAGAAATTCGGTTTATTACCAATAATATTTTTCCGGATTATGACTTCACATCTTTGATTGAAATATACAGGAATCTGATGGATGTCTTTCAGGGAGAATTTCCCGGATATCGCGAAAGTACGGCCCATTATCACGATTTATCGCACACTCTGTCAGTTTTTCTTGCCGCAGCAAGAATTCTTCATGGTTTCCATTTATCAGGGAAAAAAATTTCAGAAACAGCTTACACCCAGACTCTATACGCAGCCTTGTTTCATGACATCGGGTACATCCAGTATGAAACCGATTTAAACGGTACCGGGGCAAAATATACTGACAAGCATGTGCAGCGGGGCATCGGTATTATGAGAGTCCTGCTTGAGAAAAGGAATTATCCGCAGAGCTTTATTGATAATTGCGGATATATTATAAGTTTTACGGATATTCACCCGGAATCTCAAAATATTAACAAGCATATGAATTCAGAAGTTACTCCTTTTGGTCATATTCTTGGTGCAGCGGATCTGGTTGCTCAGGTTGCGGATGAAAGATATCCTTCTAAAATTCCAGAATTGTATAAAGAATTTGTTGAAGCCGGTATTGATGAATACAGCAGTGAAGACGATCTTTTCAGAAAAACTCCGATTTTTGCAGAATTTGTGAGGAAAAGGCTTTCGGAAAAATTTGAAAACATTCATAGCTATTCAAGACTTCATTTTAAAGAACGTCATGGGTTGGATGAAGATCTCTACACATTTTTTATGGAGCGTAATTTTAAGATAATTGACGATCTGCTAAAATTCTCTAAATGTAATTACAGTAGTCATCTCAGGAGTTTTGCTTCATAA